A DNA window from Ornithinimicrobium humiphilum contains the following coding sequences:
- a CDS encoding arsenate reductase ArsC — translation MSDKPTVLFVCVHNAGRSQMAAAYLKHLSGGEIEVLSAGSAPADQVNPAAVAAMAEEGIDMSAEQPKLLSDSAVRASDVVITMGCGDTCPIYPGKRYEDWELEDPAGQGIEGVRPIRDQIRQRVTLLIESLGQPATD, via the coding sequence ATGTCCGACAAGCCCACCGTCCTGTTCGTCTGCGTCCACAACGCCGGCCGCTCCCAGATGGCCGCCGCCTACCTCAAGCACCTCTCGGGAGGTGAGATCGAGGTCCTCTCGGCCGGCTCCGCCCCCGCCGACCAGGTCAACCCGGCCGCGGTGGCCGCGATGGCCGAGGAGGGCATCGACATGTCTGCCGAGCAGCCAAAGCTGCTCAGCGACTCCGCCGTCCGCGCCTCCGACGTCGTCATCACGATGGGATGCGGAGACACCTGCCCCATCTACCCTGGCAAGCGCTACGAGGACTGGGAGCTGGAAGACCCGGCCGGCCAGGGAATCGAGGGCGTCCGCCCGATCCGCGACCAGATCCGCCAGCGCGTCACCCTGCTCATCGAGTCACTCGGGCAGCCCGCCACCGACTAG
- a CDS encoding ArsR/SmtB family transcription factor: protein MTQVQGSVVSVNDECCAGADCELMPKHEAEELATVLRALADPTRVRLLQYLAESALGTACACHLPDALGITQPTLSHHMRKLHDAGLVERERRGRWVHYTVRPEALARVRSFLDLPVSGVRERCC from the coding sequence ATGACACAGGTTCAGGGGTCGGTGGTCTCGGTGAACGACGAGTGCTGCGCTGGGGCCGACTGCGAGCTGATGCCCAAGCACGAGGCCGAGGAGCTTGCCACCGTGCTGCGGGCGCTGGCCGACCCGACGCGGGTGCGGTTGCTGCAGTACCTGGCCGAGTCCGCGTTGGGGACGGCCTGCGCGTGCCACCTGCCGGACGCGCTGGGGATCACTCAGCCGACGTTGTCCCACCACATGCGCAAGTTGCACGATGCCGGGCTGGTGGAGCGCGAGCGGCGAGGTCGTTGGGTTCACTACACGGTGCGGCCCGAAGCGCTGGCCCGGGTGCGCAGCTTCCTCGACCTTCCGGTGAGCGGTGTCCGAGAGCGCTGCTGCTGA
- a CDS encoding arsenate reductase ArsC, which translates to MSAPTPETAMAPGDRDDAVGQIVQDLTYAFEGTFTAAEVRRAVEVAWSELTAVSRIPTYLPVLTARLARQRLTAAAQAGGRIVKTVPELLFVCVHNAGRSQMAAALAAHLAPLKVHVRSAGSAPTGEINPVVVQVLAERGIDLREAFPKPLSDDVVRAADVIVTMGCGDSCPVLPGKRYEDWDVPDPAGQSIEVVRDIRDQIQGRVTALLRELDL; encoded by the coding sequence ATGTCCGCACCCACCCCTGAGACAGCCATGGCCCCCGGCGACCGCGACGATGCCGTGGGACAGATCGTCCAGGACCTGACCTACGCCTTCGAGGGCACATTCACCGCTGCGGAGGTGCGCCGCGCGGTCGAGGTCGCCTGGTCCGAGCTCACCGCGGTTTCGCGCATCCCGACGTACCTTCCGGTGCTGACCGCCCGCCTGGCGCGCCAGCGGCTCACCGCCGCCGCGCAGGCCGGCGGCCGCATCGTCAAGACCGTGCCCGAGCTGCTGTTCGTCTGCGTCCACAACGCCGGCCGCTCGCAGATGGCCGCCGCCCTCGCCGCGCACCTGGCCCCCCTCAAGGTGCACGTGCGCTCGGCCGGCTCCGCGCCCACCGGTGAGATCAACCCCGTCGTGGTGCAGGTCCTCGCCGAGCGCGGGATCGACCTGCGGGAGGCGTTCCCCAAGCCGCTGTCCGACGACGTGGTTCGCGCCGCAGACGTCATCGTCACGATGGGCTGCGGCGACAGCTGCCCGGTCCTCCCCGGAAAGCGGTACGAGGACTGGGACGTGCCCGACCCCGCCGGGCAGAGCATCGAGGTTGTCCGCGACATCCGCGACCAGATCCAGGGCCGCGTCACCGCACTGCTGCGCGAGCTCGACCTGTGA
- a CDS encoding ArsO family NAD(P)H-dependent flavin-containing monooxygenase, whose amino-acid sequence MTERSAQQVRALVVGGGQAGLATAFYLRRRGIEHVVLDDQARPGGAWLHTWDSLRLFSPAAYSSLPGWPMPPPADEGYPDAAHVVDYLARYEQRYDIPVRRGERVTAVEHAENGFTVRTSRGTWHAAAVLNATGTWSRPFVPTYPGAGAFCGNQVHSAAYRSPERYAGQRVVVVGGGNSGAQVAADLAPHAHVTWCTLRPPRFLPDDVDGRELFRVATLRARGQGEGVGGLGDIVAVPPVRAARDAGALRRTPMFARFTSDGITWADGTTQKVDTVVWCTGFRPALAHLSPLGLRRTNGVPNTDGPFAADPRLAFVGYGDWCGLASATLIGVGQWARRAVHRAFPEDPDTTHRPRG is encoded by the coding sequence ATGACCGAGCGCTCTGCGCAGCAGGTCCGCGCACTGGTCGTCGGCGGCGGTCAGGCCGGTCTCGCGACGGCGTTCTACCTGCGCCGCCGGGGCATCGAGCACGTCGTGCTCGACGACCAGGCCCGCCCGGGCGGGGCGTGGCTGCACACCTGGGACTCGCTGCGTCTCTTCTCCCCGGCCGCCTACTCCTCCCTGCCCGGATGGCCCATGCCCCCGCCTGCCGATGAGGGTTATCCCGACGCCGCGCACGTGGTCGACTACCTCGCGCGCTACGAGCAGCGTTACGACATACCGGTCCGGCGGGGGGAGCGGGTCACCGCGGTCGAGCATGCCGAGAACGGCTTCACCGTGAGGACCTCACGCGGCACCTGGCACGCTGCGGCTGTCCTCAACGCCACCGGCACCTGGTCGCGACCCTTCGTCCCCACCTACCCCGGCGCCGGGGCGTTCTGCGGCAACCAGGTGCATTCCGCGGCCTACCGGTCGCCCGAGCGTTACGCCGGGCAGCGCGTGGTCGTCGTCGGCGGTGGCAACTCGGGAGCCCAGGTCGCCGCCGACCTGGCCCCCCACGCGCACGTGACCTGGTGCACCCTGCGCCCCCCACGCTTCCTGCCCGATGACGTCGACGGCCGCGAGCTCTTCCGGGTGGCCACCCTGCGTGCACGCGGCCAGGGCGAGGGCGTCGGCGGCCTCGGCGACATCGTCGCGGTCCCGCCCGTCCGCGCCGCCCGTGACGCCGGAGCGCTGCGGCGCACCCCGATGTTCGCGCGGTTCACGAGCGACGGCATCACCTGGGCCGACGGCACCACCCAGAAGGTCGACACCGTCGTCTGGTGCACCGGCTTCCGGCCCGCGCTGGCTCACCTTTCCCCGCTGGGGCTGCGCCGCACGAACGGCGTCCCGAACACCGATGGCCCGTTCGCAGCCGATCCCCGCCTCGCCTTCGTCGGCTACGGCGACTGGTGCGGCCTGGCCTCGGCCACCCTGATCGGCGTGGGCCAGTGGGCCCGCCGGGCCGTCCACCGCGCGTTCCCCGAAGATCCCGACACCACCCACCGACCGAGAGGCTGA
- a CDS encoding low molecular weight phosphatase family protein: MTAPTHGPSGEAALVSRIPTVLFVCVKNGGKSQMAAALMRHRYGPAVRVLSAGTRPGRALNIESVAALEQVGASTAGEHPKPVDPAMVEKADLVVLLGEEVELETSSTPVQRWVTDEPSRRGIEGADRMRLVRDDIAARVAALGRQLGLRPQA, from the coding sequence GTGACGGCACCCACCCACGGCCCGTCCGGAGAGGCCGCCCTCGTGTCCCGGATCCCCACGGTCCTGTTCGTCTGCGTCAAGAACGGCGGCAAGTCGCAGATGGCCGCCGCCCTCATGCGCCACAGGTACGGCCCCGCGGTGCGGGTGCTGTCCGCCGGCACCCGGCCCGGCAGGGCCCTGAACATCGAGTCGGTCGCGGCGCTGGAGCAGGTGGGCGCCAGCACCGCCGGGGAGCACCCCAAGCCGGTCGACCCCGCGATGGTCGAGAAGGCCGACCTGGTGGTCCTGCTGGGCGAGGAGGTCGAGCTCGAGACGAGCAGCACACCGGTTCAACGGTGGGTCACCGACGAGCCGTCCCGACGTGGGATCGAGGGCGCCGATCGTATGCGGCTGGTGCGTGACGACATCGCGGCCCGGGTCGCCGCCCTGGGCAGGCAGCTGGGGCTGCGACCGCAGGCATGA
- the arsB gene encoding ACR3 family arsenite efflux transporter has product MSRATPTARNQVASPSTAHLSTTDKYLPVWIGAAMLVGLLLGRLVPGLDDWLGAVEVDGVSLPIALGLLVMMYPVLAKVRYDRLDTVVADRRMLVSSLVLNWLVGPALMFALAWIFLADLPEYRTGLIIVGLARCIAMVIIWNDLACGDREAAAVLVALNSVFQVVAFAGLGWFYLSVLPGWLGLDQAALDVSAWQIAKSVLIFLGIPLLAGFLSRVWGERAKGRAWYEERFLPAVSPWALRGLLFTIVLLFALQGDRITSQPLDVARMAVPLLLYFALMWGAGFALGKILGMSYARTTTLAFTAAGNNFELAIAVAIATFGVTSGQALAGVVGPLIEVPVLVGLVYVSLALRDRFFSSEVPADVRTHP; this is encoded by the coding sequence ATGAGCCGGGCCACTCCCACTGCGCGCAACCAGGTTGCGAGCCCGTCGACCGCCCATCTGTCCACAACCGACAAGTACCTGCCCGTGTGGATCGGCGCGGCGATGCTGGTCGGGCTGCTCCTGGGCCGGCTGGTCCCGGGGCTGGACGACTGGCTGGGGGCCGTGGAGGTCGACGGTGTATCGCTGCCGATCGCCCTCGGCCTGCTGGTGATGATGTACCCGGTGCTGGCCAAGGTCCGATACGACCGGCTCGACACCGTGGTCGCCGACCGGAGGATGCTGGTCAGCTCCCTGGTCCTCAACTGGCTGGTCGGTCCGGCACTGATGTTCGCGCTGGCGTGGATCTTTCTGGCCGACCTGCCGGAGTACCGCACCGGGCTGATCATCGTCGGCCTGGCCAGGTGCATCGCGATGGTGATCATCTGGAACGACCTGGCCTGCGGCGACCGTGAGGCGGCCGCCGTGCTGGTCGCGCTCAACTCGGTCTTCCAGGTCGTCGCGTTCGCCGGTCTGGGCTGGTTCTACCTGTCCGTGCTGCCCGGCTGGCTGGGACTGGACCAGGCCGCCCTCGACGTCTCCGCCTGGCAGATCGCGAAGTCGGTGCTGATCTTCCTGGGGATCCCGCTGCTGGCGGGCTTCCTGTCCCGGGTCTGGGGGGAGAGGGCCAAGGGGCGCGCGTGGTACGAGGAGCGCTTCCTTCCCGCCGTCAGCCCGTGGGCGCTGCGCGGGCTGCTCTTCACGATCGTGCTGCTCTTCGCCCTGCAGGGTGACCGGATCACCTCCCAGCCGCTGGACGTGGCCCGCATGGCCGTGCCGCTGCTGCTCTACTTCGCCCTGATGTGGGGCGCCGGCTTCGCCCTGGGCAAGATCCTGGGTATGTCGTACGCGCGCACGACCACACTCGCCTTCACCGCGGCCGGCAACAACTTCGAGCTGGCCATCGCGGTCGCGATCGCCACCTTCGGAGTCACCTCCGGCCAGGCCCTCGCGGGCGTCGTGGGACCGCTCATCGAGGTGCCCGTCCTGGTCGGCCTGGTCTACGTCTCCCTCGCCCTGCGCGACCGCTTCTTCTCCTCGGAGGTCCCCGCCGATGTCCGCACCCACCCCTGA